In Elaeis guineensis isolate ETL-2024a chromosome 1, EG11, whole genome shotgun sequence, a genomic segment contains:
- the LOC105038081 gene encoding protein MKS1 isoform X1 — MDPSEQRTRRPSPRRELQGPRPTPLKVQKDSHKIKKPPLAPPPQHRPPVIIYTVSPKVIHTTPGDFMSLVQRLTGASSSSSAAAAAAPRSPSNVNTTGEALSPAARLATIEKGAHKLDEEMQRKNGEDVLDQLGIDGGMTTMNRHSSFPGILSPVPAFLPSISPNFFSPSMETNSLSFLHELSPVFHGSKNFLENTFLTSPNNFLTTPVVPSPGAYWDLFNQYQDF; from the coding sequence ATGGACCCCTCCGAGCAACGGACAAGGCGGCCGTCGCCACGGCGAGAGCTCCAAGGCCCCCGGCCTACCCCTCTCAAGGTTCAAAAGGACTCACACAAGATCAAGAAGCCTCCTCTTGCACCGCCGCCTCAGCATCGACCGCCGGTCATAATCTACACCGTCTCGCCCAAGGTCATACACACCACCCCCGGCGACTTCATGTCGCTGGTGCAACGCCTCACCGgtgcctcctcttcttcctctgctGCCGCCGCCGCCGCTCCTCGGTCGCCTTCTAATGTTAATACTACTGGAGAAGCACTGTCCCCAGCTGCTCGTTTAGCTACAATTGAGAAGGGAGCACACAAGTTGGATGAGGAGATGCAAAGGAAGAATGGAGAAGATGTATTGGATCAACTAGGAATTGATGGTGGCATGACGACGATGAACCGGCACAGTTCGTTTCCAGGTATCTTGTCCCCGGTCCCAGCTTTTCTCCCATCAATATCTCCTAACTTCTTCTCACCTTCGATGGAAACGAATTCCCTTAGCTTCTTGCATGAACTCAGCCCGGTTTTCCATGGCAGCAAAAATTTTTTGGAGAATACCTTCTTGACTAGTCCTAATAATTTCTTGACAACACCTGTTGTACCTTCTCCTGGTGCTTACTGGGACCTCTTCAACCAGTACCAGGATTTTTAG
- the LOC105038081 gene encoding protein MKS1 isoform X2, whose protein sequence is MDPSEQRTRRPSPRRELQGPRPTPLKVQKDSHKIKKPPLAPPPQHRPPVIIYTVSPKVIHTTPGDFMSLVQRLTGASSSSSAAAAAAPRSPSNVNTTGEALSPAARLATIEKGAHKLDEEMQRKNGEDVLDQLGIDGGMTTMNRHSSFPGRCICNENHII, encoded by the exons ATGGACCCCTCCGAGCAACGGACAAGGCGGCCGTCGCCACGGCGAGAGCTCCAAGGCCCCCGGCCTACCCCTCTCAAGGTTCAAAAGGACTCACACAAGATCAAGAAGCCTCCTCTTGCACCGCCGCCTCAGCATCGACCGCCGGTCATAATCTACACCGTCTCGCCCAAGGTCATACACACCACCCCCGGCGACTTCATGTCGCTGGTGCAACGCCTCACCGgtgcctcctcttcttcctctgctGCCGCCGCCGCCGCTCCTCGGTCGCCTTCTAATGTTAATACTACTGGAGAAGCACTGTCCCCAGCTGCTCGTTTAGCTACAATTGAGAAGGGAGCACACAAGTTGGATGAGGAGATGCAAAGGAAGAATGGAGAAGATGTATTGGATCAACTAGGAATTGATGGTGGCATGACGACGATGAACCGGCACAGTTCGTTTCCAG GTAGGTGCATCTGTAACGAGAATCACATCATTTGA